The genomic interval GAAGCGCGCCGACATCATCGTGTTCGCCGCGGCACGCGGCGACAGCGACGACATGGTGCTGCACACCCCGCGGATCGACTTCTCGGCCTCTGCGACGCTGGAGCCCATCGAGGTGCTGAAGGGCGAGATGCCGGGACCGCTGAGCGTCGTGCAGGGTCCGCAGCCCGAGGTGCCCGGTGGCACGTGGGCCTTCCCCATCAAGGACTCAGGGCAGACCGGGGTCTACTTCATCGACACCTCTGGCGAGGTTCCCGTGGTCATCAACACCACCGAGCCGAGCCGCATCAATCAGCGCCGCGTGCCGCTGGGAGACTGACCGCTGCGGAACGGGATCTCCACCACCGCACGATGCGAAGGTCGTCCGCGCCGAAGCGGCCGTCGGGCAGGGCGGCGCGGATGCGCTCGTCGCTGAACGGTCGCGACGGGCGCAGGCCGACGGGCAGTTCCGGTGCGGGCGGTGCGGCCTCGCTGACGCCCTCGGACAGCATCTGAGCCTGTGCCTTGGCGACGAGCGGGACGATCATGACCCACTCGGTCAGCTGCGCCAGCACGCGCACGGTCCACACCGGCATCGGAATGTACATCGGGCGCCGCCCCGCGACACGTGCGATGCGACGGATGGCCTCGCCGAGCGTCACCTCGTCTGCTCCCATCACGGCCACGGTGGGCTCGACGATGCGTCCCTCGATCGCGGCGACCAGCACGTCCACGGCGTCACTGACCGGAACAGGACGGGCGGTGCGCTCGCGGAAGCCGACGGTCCAGAAGAACGGCAGCGTGCGCACGGCCCGGGTGACGTGATCGACCATGTGGTCGCCTTCGCCGTAGATCATCCCCGACTTGAGGATGGTGTGCGGGATGCCGGACTCACGGATGATCTGCTCGGCCTGCCATTTGGACTCGTGGTAGGCCGAACCGCAGTCGGGCCGTGCCCGCAGGAAGCTCACCATGACGATGCGCTGCACCCCTGCTCGCCTGGCCGCCTCGACGACCGCACGAGTGCCCTCGACGTGCACGCGCTGGAAGGTCTGGTCGCCGAGCTCGCGGTTGATCCCGGCGCAGTGCGCCACGACCTGGCACCCCTCGAAGGCAGAGGCGAGTGCGTCGACGTCGGTGATGTCCACGCCGCTTCGGCGCGAGATCGGAACCGCCCCGGCGCCGAGGCGCTCGGCCAGGTGGCGGCCGACGAATCCAGTGCCTCCGGTGATCGCTGTTCGCATGACTTCTTCCTTCGCTTATTAGCTAGATGGCTAAAGAGTATCTAGCAAGAGTGCTATATTGCAACCATGACAGACAGTGCGACCGACATCTTCGCCGCGCTGGCGCATCCGACCAGACGGCAGATCCTGCAGGACCTGAAGGACGGCGAAATGGCCGCAGGCGAGATCGCGGCACGCTTCCACGTCAGCGGCCCCACGATCTCTCGCCACCTCAGCGTGCTGCGACAGGCGGGACTGGTCAGTGAGCGGCGCGACGCCAACCGCATCCTCTACTCCCTGGTCGGCGAGAGGCTCGCGCTGTCTGTGGGCGACTTCCTCTCCACGGTCTGCCCCGAGCAGATCGTGCTCCGCGAAGTGCGCAAGCGTCGCCCCACCAAGGCCGACGCTCCGGCATGAGTCGGTGGCGTCCCCGCGGAGCCATCGGACGCATAGACACGGGTGAAAGAATCGGGACATGAGCGATCACGCCCCCGAACTGGCCGCCCGCGCAGCACAGCAGCACATCGTCGTCATCGGCGGCGGCATCGGAGGGCTGGTCGCGGCGCGCGAATGCGCGAAGGTCGGCATGGGCGTGACGCTGCTCGAGGCGTCGGATGCCCTCGGCGGCAGCATCCGCTCGGCTCAGCTCGATGACCTGACGATCGATGCCGGCGCTGAGAGCTTCGCCACCCGCGGTGGGCACGTGCGCGCCCTCGTCGACGAGCTCGGCCTCGCCGATCAGGTGGTGGCTCCCGAAGGGGGAGGGGCGTGGCTCAGCGGCATCCCCGACGCCCCCGATGCGCCGCTGCCGGCCGGCGGCGTGCTCGGCATCCCCGCCAACCCCTTCGTCGACGACGTGCGCCGCATCATCGGCTGGCGCGGCGCATGGCGCGCCTACATCGACCGCCTGCGTCCGCCGCTCACCATCGGCCATCAGCAGAGCCTCGGCAAGCTGGTGCGCTCGCGGATGGGCGACCGGGTGCACGATCGCCTCGTCGCGCCCGTCACCGCCGGCGTCTACTCGGCGCTCCCGGATGATGTCGACACCGATGCGGCAGCCCCAGGGCTGAACGCG from Microbacterium sp. H1-D42 carries:
- a CDS encoding NAD(P)H-binding protein — encoded protein: MRTAITGGTGFVGRHLAERLGAGAVPISRRSGVDITDVDALASAFEGCQVVAHCAGINRELGDQTFQRVHVEGTRAVVEAARRAGVQRIVMVSFLRARPDCGSAYHESKWQAEQIIRESGIPHTILKSGMIYGEGDHMVDHVTRAVRTLPFFWTVGFRERTARPVPVSDAVDVLVAAIEGRIVEPTVAVMGADEVTLGEAIRRIARVAGRRPMYIPMPVWTVRVLAQLTEWVMIVPLVAKAQAQMLSEGVSEAAPPAPELPVGLRPSRPFSDERIRAALPDGRFGADDLRIVRWWRSRSAAVSLPAARGAD
- a CDS encoding metalloregulator ArsR/SmtB family transcription factor — its product is MTDSATDIFAALAHPTRRQILQDLKDGEMAAGEIAARFHVSGPTISRHLSVLRQAGLVSERRDANRILYSLVGERLALSVGDFLSTVCPEQIVLREVRKRRPTKADAPA